A DNA window from Microcystis aeruginosa NIES-843 contains the following coding sequences:
- a CDS encoding cupin domain-containing protein → MTAQSLWKPQKVHVNLLSRVSVLPTSLTWFQTNFTGIWFGCFESDHEIQDHPVTMLTRFYPGGFFPLHGHPGGEEILVLEGNFADETGVHPPGTYMLNPEGFIHRPYSEEGCLTFVKLRQHGGKTRQQVRINIFNGSWQAGIVPEIKVQHLYEQADFSEKVWIERWLPNTQLVNVVETEIKEIFVIEGTWSDELGRVC, encoded by the coding sequence ATGACTGCTCAATCTCTGTGGAAACCCCAAAAAGTTCACGTAAACCTACTAAGCCGCGTATCTGTGCTTCCCACATCATTAACTTGGTTTCAGACAAACTTTACTGGAATTTGGTTTGGCTGTTTCGAGTCTGACCATGAAATCCAGGATCATCCAGTAACAATGCTGACTCGATTCTATCCCGGTGGTTTTTTTCCGCTGCATGGACATCCCGGTGGTGAAGAGATTTTGGTGCTTGAAGGCAATTTTGCAGATGAAACAGGGGTGCATCCACCGGGTACTTATATGCTTAACCCCGAAGGCTTTATCCATCGCCCCTATAGTGAGGAAGGATGCCTGACTTTTGTTAAATTGCGGCAACATGGTGGTAAAACTCGCCAACAAGTGAGAATCAACATTTTTAATGGCTCCTGGCAAGCAGGTATAGTGCCTGAAATTAAGGTTCAACACCTCTACGAGCAAGCAGATTTCTCAGAAAAAGTCTGGATTGAGCGTTGGCTGCCCAACACTCAGTTGGTGAATGTTGTCGAAACTGAGATTAAAGAAATCTTTGTCATTGAAGGTACCTGGAGTGATGAGTTAGGTAGGGTTTGCTGA
- a CDS encoding HhoA/HhoB/HtrA family serine endopeptidase — protein MGLLTRLGISLGLIALGGTVGVLGNQYLSRKAPLEVNKPPAILPASLSLPVIPQNDGNVNFIAQAVQKVGPAVVRIDSAREVADQIPEEFKQPFFRRFFGNEVPIPREHLERGTGSGFIVSTDGLLLTNAHVVEGTTQVKVTLKNGQTYQGKVLGVDNMTDVALVKIEAKNLPTVTFGKAETLTPGEWAIAIGNPLGLDNTVTVGIISALGRTSSEVGVPDKRVRFIQTDAAINPGNSGGPLLNAKGEVIGINTAIRADAQGLGFAIPIETAQKVAGQLSSKGKAEHPYIGIHMVTLNPELRQQLNETKELNFNIDQNEGVIVLRVVENSPAQKAGMQAGDIIETVAGNPVKTAADVQQGVETSAIGGNLEIEINRRGKQQTLTVQPGVFPSKTSD, from the coding sequence ATGGGTTTATTGACAAGATTGGGGATTTCACTGGGATTAATCGCCCTAGGTGGTACTGTGGGTGTGCTAGGAAATCAGTATTTAAGCAGAAAAGCGCCCCTAGAGGTAAATAAACCGCCGGCAATCCTCCCCGCTTCCCTCTCTCTCCCTGTTATTCCCCAAAACGACGGCAATGTTAATTTTATCGCCCAGGCCGTGCAGAAAGTCGGGCCGGCGGTGGTGCGGATTGACTCGGCCCGGGAAGTGGCCGACCAAATTCCCGAAGAATTTAAACAGCCCTTTTTTCGGCGCTTTTTTGGTAATGAAGTGCCGATTCCCAGGGAGCATTTGGAACGGGGAACCGGTTCTGGGTTTATTGTTAGTACAGATGGACTACTTTTGACTAATGCCCATGTGGTGGAAGGGACAACCCAAGTAAAAGTGACTCTGAAAAACGGTCAAACCTATCAGGGTAAAGTCCTGGGGGTTGACAATATGACCGATGTGGCCCTGGTGAAAATCGAGGCGAAAAATTTACCGACGGTGACTTTTGGCAAGGCCGAAACTTTAACCCCCGGAGAGTGGGCGATCGCAATTGGCAATCCCCTAGGCTTAGATAATACTGTTACGGTGGGCATTATTAGCGCCTTGGGCCGGACTAGCAGCGAAGTGGGGGTTCCCGATAAACGGGTTCGTTTTATCCAAACCGATGCCGCTATTAACCCCGGCAATTCCGGCGGCCCGTTGCTGAACGCCAAGGGGGAAGTTATCGGCATTAATACGGCAATTCGGGCCGATGCCCAGGGTTTAGGGTTTGCTATTCCCATCGAAACCGCCCAAAAAGTGGCGGGACAGCTATCTAGCAAGGGTAAAGCGGAACATCCCTACATCGGTATCCACATGGTGACGCTAAACCCAGAATTACGGCAGCAATTGAACGAAACTAAAGAATTAAACTTTAATATTGACCAAAATGAAGGGGTAATCGTCCTGCGAGTGGTGGAAAATTCCCCCGCCCAAAAAGCCGGAATGCAAGCGGGTGATATCATCGAAACTGTGGCAGGAAACCCCGTTAAAACCGCTGCGGATGTGCAGCAAGGTGTAGAAACCAGTGCGATCGGTGGTAATCTGGAAATCGAGATTAACCGCAGGGGTAAACAACAAACTCTCACCGTACAACCGGGGGTTTTTCCCAGCAAGACTAGCGATTAA
- a CDS encoding Mur ligase family protein — protein sequence MQLFDRIRLGIAVAVAKTVTAVVKGLRLGAASVLPGEIARRLHPRLLPLLCGQVRRGVILVVGTNGKTTTSLLLRTILERQGAKVTHNTTGANLINGLITALLADANLFGTLKADYAILEVDENILPLVLKDCRPRAILALNLFRDQLDRYGEVDTISRRWQGAISPLPTDTLVILNADDPTLSHLGQQLPQRVVYFGLSEPELYLEEIPHAVDSIYCPKCGASLDYRGVYLSHLGDFSCPSCGFKKSNPAFHSHDWPQILIGVYNKYNTLAAGLVAQELGIKDREIFETVQGFKAAFGRAEELEIEGKKVRILLSKNPVGMNETIRAVADILQKEKSSTTLLVLNDRIPDGTDVSWIWDVDTEKLTRLGTTLVVTGDRLYDMALRLQYSQDSLAYPVNLIVESDLKKAIQIALNNTKNEETLHILPTYSAMLEVREILTGRKIL from the coding sequence ATGCAATTGTTTGATCGCATCCGTTTAGGGATAGCCGTAGCGGTGGCTAAAACCGTTACTGCTGTGGTTAAAGGACTCCGTTTAGGGGCTGCCAGCGTCTTGCCGGGGGAAATTGCCCGTCGTCTCCATCCCCGTTTGTTACCCCTACTCTGTGGGCAAGTCCGACGGGGGGTAATCTTGGTGGTTGGCACAAATGGAAAAACTACCACTTCCCTACTCCTAAGAACTATTCTAGAGCGTCAGGGGGCAAAAGTCACCCATAATACCACTGGGGCAAATTTAATTAATGGTTTAATCACTGCTTTATTGGCCGATGCTAATTTATTCGGCACTTTAAAGGCTGATTATGCCATTTTAGAAGTGGATGAAAATATTCTCCCTTTGGTTTTAAAAGATTGTCGTCCTCGCGCTATTTTAGCTCTAAATTTGTTTCGCGATCAACTCGATCGCTATGGGGAAGTGGATACGATTAGTCGCCGTTGGCAAGGGGCCATATCTCCCCTACCCACCGATACTTTAGTGATTCTCAATGCTGATGATCCGACTCTTTCCCATTTGGGTCAACAACTGCCCCAAAGAGTTGTATATTTTGGCTTAAGTGAGCCGGAATTATATCTGGAAGAAATTCCCCACGCTGTGGATTCTATTTACTGTCCTAAATGTGGTGCTTCTTTGGATTATCGCGGGGTTTATCTCTCCCATTTAGGGGATTTTAGTTGTCCTAGTTGCGGCTTTAAAAAGAGTAATCCTGCTTTTCATAGTCACGATTGGCCGCAGATTTTAATCGGTGTTTATAATAAATATAATACTTTAGCAGCGGGTTTAGTAGCCCAGGAATTGGGGATTAAAGATCGAGAAATTTTTGAGACAGTTCAGGGTTTTAAAGCGGCTTTTGGTCGAGCGGAAGAATTAGAAATTGAGGGTAAAAAAGTTAGGATTTTACTGTCTAAAAATCCCGTGGGTATGAATGAAACAATTCGCGCAGTGGCTGATATTTTACAGAAAGAAAAGTCTTCTACTACTCTCTTAGTTCTCAATGATCGCATCCCCGACGGTACGGATGTTTCTTGGATTTGGGATGTGGATACGGAAAAATTAACCCGTTTGGGAACAACTTTAGTAGTAACGGGCGATCGACTTTATGACATGGCTTTACGCTTACAATATAGTCAGGATAGTCTCGCTTATCCCGTTAATTTAATTGTTGAATCTGATCTAAAAAAAGCGATCCAAATTGCCCTTAATAACACCAAAAATGAGGAAACTTTACATATTTTACCCACCTATTCTGCTATGTTAGAAGTACGAGAGATTCTCACGGGACGAAAGATTTTGTAG
- a CDS encoding type 1 glutamine amidotransferase, with the protein MQELELKIGWLYPTLMSTYGDRGNVITIQRRCQWRDIPVTIIPLDAQTEAETFYQVDIIVGGGAQDRQQEIVMRDLQGKKAAAMKEQLSAGIPGVFTCGSPQLLGHYYEPAFGQRIEGLGLLDLVSKHPGPNAKRCIGNVVFEITASPLAEEIKAMTGEKPLVIGFENHGGRTYLQTVSPLGKVITGYGNNGEDGYEGAFYHNAIATYAHGPLLPKNPFLADWLIQKALEQKYQKPIFLTKLDDSLALKARFAMFERLELTGVTNKA; encoded by the coding sequence ATGCAAGAACTAGAACTAAAAATCGGCTGGTTATATCCGACCTTAATGAGTACCTACGGCGATCGAGGTAATGTTATTACTATTCAAAGAAGATGTCAATGGCGTGATATTCCTGTGACAATTATTCCCCTAGATGCTCAAACAGAAGCCGAGACATTTTATCAAGTAGATATAATTGTTGGGGGTGGAGCGCAGGATCGGCAACAGGAGATCGTTATGCGCGATTTACAGGGTAAAAAAGCGGCAGCGATGAAAGAACAATTATCGGCAGGAATACCGGGGGTTTTTACCTGTGGTTCCCCACAATTATTAGGGCATTATTACGAACCAGCTTTCGGTCAAAGAATCGAAGGATTAGGATTATTAGACCTAGTAAGTAAACATCCCGGCCCCAATGCAAAACGCTGTATCGGTAACGTGGTTTTTGAAATTACTGCCTCTCCCTTAGCGGAGGAAATTAAAGCTATGACTGGGGAAAAACCGCTAGTAATTGGCTTTGAAAATCACGGGGGTCGTACCTATTTACAAACCGTTTCTCCCTTGGGAAAGGTGATTACTGGTTACGGAAATAACGGAGAGGACGGTTATGAAGGAGCATTTTACCACAATGCGATCGCTACCTATGCCCACGGTCCCCTACTACCCAAAAATCCCTTTTTAGCCGATTGGTTAATCCAAAAAGCTTTAGAACAAAAGTATCAAAAACCGATTTTTTTAACAAAACTTGATGATTCTCTGGCCCTGAAAGCACGATTTGCCATGTTTGAACGACTAGAACTAACCGGCGTGACCAATAAAGCCTAA
- a CDS encoding IS5-like element ISMae6 family transposase has product MYRKSELPSTPPENFELPFEGKLSQDNRWVIMANLIPWSEFEAEYASLFSEEMGAPAKTFRTALGALIIKEKLGTSDRETVEQIKENPYLQYFLGFSAYSNEPQFEASMLVHFRERITRELINKVNRFMVKNSREIKEEENTEKKLESETQSQPENRGKLILDASCAPADISYPTDLNLLNQGRKQTEKIIDILYETIKGKLVQKPRTYRLLARKSYLEVAKKRKPTVKQRRKALKRQLQYLKRNLDHIEQLLAEGASLQSLKKRDYKLLLVVTEVYRQQLWMYQNNKQSIEDRIVSLTQPHIRPIVRGKAGKPVEFGAKFSASCIDGYIFLDRISWDNFNESGDLKAQIEAYYDYTGYYPESVHVDKIYRTRENRAWCKERGIRISGPPLGRPAKNVSKEQKKQATDDERIRNCIEGKFGQGKRRFSLGKVMAKLPHTSFSAIAITFLVMNLSNLLRQVFWAFLCLKWKNSTFSRSMIRISYNLKINQQLKLMLVAK; this is encoded by the coding sequence ATGTACCGTAAAAGCGAGTTACCCTCAACCCCACCAGAAAACTTCGAGCTGCCCTTTGAGGGGAAATTATCCCAAGATAATCGTTGGGTAATTATGGCCAACCTCATTCCCTGGTCAGAATTTGAAGCGGAATACGCATCACTTTTTTCAGAAGAAATGGGCGCACCCGCCAAAACATTTAGGACAGCACTAGGAGCATTAATTATTAAAGAAAAATTAGGAACAAGCGATAGAGAAACGGTAGAACAAATCAAGGAAAATCCTTATTTACAATACTTCTTGGGGTTTTCAGCCTACAGCAATGAACCCCAGTTTGAAGCGTCAATGTTGGTTCACTTTCGAGAAAGAATCACTCGGGAACTAATTAATAAAGTGAATCGCTTTATGGTCAAAAATTCGAGAGAAATAAAAGAAGAAGAAAACACCGAAAAAAAGTTAGAGAGCGAAACCCAAAGTCAACCAGAAAATCGAGGTAAATTAATTTTAGATGCCAGTTGTGCGCCCGCAGATATTAGTTATCCTACGGATTTAAACCTGTTAAATCAAGGAAGAAAACAAACCGAAAAAATTATTGATATTCTCTATGAAACTATAAAAGGAAAACTTGTTCAAAAACCGAGAACCTATCGTCTCCTGGCCAGAAAAAGTTATTTAGAAGTAGCAAAAAAAAGAAAACCTACCGTCAAACAAAGACGAAAAGCTCTAAAAAGACAACTGCAATATCTGAAAAGAAATCTCGACCATATTGAACAACTTTTAGCAGAAGGAGCCTCTCTACAAAGCTTGAAAAAAAGAGACTATAAACTGTTATTAGTAGTCACAGAAGTTTATCGCCAACAACTCTGGATGTACCAAAATAACAAACAGAGTATTGAAGACAGAATTGTCAGCTTAACTCAACCCCACATCCGTCCGATAGTCAGAGGAAAAGCTGGAAAACCCGTAGAATTTGGGGCCAAATTCTCAGCAAGCTGTATAGATGGTTACATATTTTTAGACCGGATTAGTTGGGATAACTTTAATGAATCGGGAGATTTAAAAGCACAAATAGAAGCTTATTATGACTATACAGGATACTATCCAGAATCAGTTCATGTGGACAAAATTTATCGAACCAGAGAAAACCGAGCTTGGTGTAAAGAAAGGGGAATCAGAATCAGTGGTCCCCCATTAGGAAGACCAGCCAAAAATGTTAGTAAAGAACAAAAGAAACAAGCTACTGATGATGAGAGGATTCGGAATTGTATAGAGGGCAAATTTGGACAAGGGAAAAGAAGATTTAGCTTAGGTAAAGTGATGGCTAAACTTCCTCATACTTCCTTTTCAGCGATTGCTATTACTTTTTTAGTCATGAATCTTTCTAACCTGTTGAGGCAGGTTTTTTGGGCTTTTTTATGTCTGAAATGGAAAAACAGCACTTTTTCTCGGTCAATGATTAGGATAAGTTATAATTTAAAAATTAATCAACAACTAAAGCTTATGCTTGTAGCTAAGTGA